Within the Bradyrhizobium cosmicum genome, the region AGGCCGGCACGCCCATCGCGGCGGCAGCGCCCTCGGTCAGCGCCATGCGTCCGGCCGCACCCGCCCGGCTCATCGCGTCGAAGTTCATCATGGTCGACCAGCTGCCGCCGGTGATCTGGGCGCCCAGCACGGGATCGTTGAACTTCGGATCGTTGGAGGCGAGATTGACCCGCATGTCGCTCCACTTCGCACCGAGCTCCTCGGCCACGATCTGTGCCATGGTGGAGGCGATGTGCTGGCCCATGTCGGCCTTGCCGCACGTGACGGTGACGAGGCCGTCGGGCGCGATCGCATACCAGACGCTCGGCTCGAAACTGGCGGGCGCAGCGGCGAGCGCTTCACCGATGCCGGGCACGCCGGCATAGCCGAGCACGAGGCCGGTTGCGGCGGTGCCGACCAGGAAGGAGCGGCGGTTGAGGTCGGTCGCCTCTAGGGTGACGTTTTTCACGTGCTTGTTCATGTGGGCCTCCGCTCGTTGCCGGAAGCGGATGCGGTGCGCATCTCGGTGGCGGCGCGCATGATTGCCTTCTGGATCCGCGAATAGGTCATGCAACGGCAGAGATTGCCGTCCATATGCGCCACGACCTCGTCCTTGGTCGGATTGGGATTCTTGGCGAGCAGCGATGCCGCCTGCATGATCTGCCCGGACTGGCAGTAGCCGCATTGCGGCACCTGCTCGGCGATCCATGCCTTCTGCAGGGGATGATCGCCCTTCGGGGCGAGGCCTTCGATGGTTGTGATCTTCTTGCCGGCGACATCGCCGACCAGGGTCTGG harbors:
- a CDS encoding (2Fe-2S)-binding protein; the protein is MPTLTINGRSLSVDAANDTPLLWAIREQLQMTGTKFGCGAGLCGACTVHVNGEAVRSCQTLVGDVAGKKITTIEGLAPKGDHPLQKAWIAEQVPQCGYCQSGQIMQAASLLAKNPNPTKDEVVAHMDGNLCRCMTYSRIQKAIMRAATEMRTASASGNERRPT